The genomic region GAGCGGGATGCTATTCGATAGAGCTATTTCGGCGCTTGGCATGCTTGCCCATCACCCCGATTTTGGGCGATGGCCACTATCAAGTTCAACCGATTCAGATCGGCGATTTAGTTCGAGCAATCAAGCAAACGGTCGAAAAGCCAACAATCGCCAATTGCATAATTGAGGCTGGCGGTGGTGAGCAATTAAGTTTTCGGCAATTACTTGGGCGGTTGGCAGCCAGCCAACATCGCCAACTACGCCCGTGGTTTGTGCCAAACTGGTTAGCCCAAATTATGGCTCAAATTGGTACAACCACAGGATTAGGGCCAATTAATCGGGCTGAATTAAGCCTGTTGCTGCAAGGTAATACCTGCGATTTAAGTGCTTTTCGGCACTATTTTGGCTTTGAACCAAGCCGATTTGAGCCAAACGCCTAAAACCAAAAGCCCATGGTCTAGCTAGTCCCATGGGCTTTTGATCTGATAGGTTGCTTAGGTTTTTACAGGATCATGTGAACACTTCCACACATCAAGCGGTCAGCTGACCACTTAATTCCGTCAGGCGAGAGCCGAACTATTGAACAGCTTTGTAGATGTTGATCCGACCGCAAGTCCAGCGCGTGCCAGTACCGCTAATTTGGTCGGAGCTTGAGCAGATTTTGCTCTTGATTTGGCTGTTGGTCAAGCCTTTTGATGACAACAAGCCAGCCAAACCTGCAACGTGCGGGGTAGCCATTGAGGTACCATTGATCGTGTTGTAGCCACTGTTAATCCAGGTTGAGTAGATGCTCGAACCAGGGGCGGCTACTTCGACCCACGTACCATAGTTTGAGAATGATGAGCGGGCATCGGTTGAAGTCGTTGATGCAACCGCGAAACAGTTGGTATAAGCAGCTGGGTAAGCGCTAGTAGTGCTTGAGGTGTTGCTGTTACCAGCGGCACAAGCCAAGAACACCCCACGGCCCCAAGCGTAGTTGACGGCATTTTGCAAGGCCGTTGAACCACCGCCACCAAGGCTCAAGTTGATGACTTTTGCGCCATTGTTAGCAGCGTAGGTGATGCCATTGGCCACGCCAGCCAACGTACCGCTACCACTGTTATTCAAGACGCGAACGCCCATCAAGCGACAGTTGGGGCAGGTTCCTGCGCCACCAGTGCTATTGTTGGTTTCAGCAGCAACCGTCCCAGCGACGTGCGTACCGTGGCCATTACCATCATTTGGCGTTGAGTCATTATCGATGTAGTCGTAGCCAGCGACAATTTTGGCATCCAAATCAGGGTGAGTGCTTTGAATCCCAGTGTCAACAACCGCAACGACAACGCTGCTGCTACCGCGAGTAATATCCCAACCAGTGTATGCTTGGGTTACACCCCATGCCCATTGTGAGCTACGACCTGGGTCGTTGGGAGTGTAGGTTGAAGTATAGATAAAGTTGGGTTCGGCATATTCAATGTTGCCATCTTTGAGCAAGCTTTCAACCATGGCTTGGCGCATCGCCAAACTATCGTTGCTCTTCAAGCTAGCAAATTCGACGACTTCAGCGTCAAGCGCTTCGATCCGATCGATTTGCACTGCGCCCAAGGCACTCAAGGTGTTGGCGCGGCTGGCTTTTGAGGTTGAATTCTTGAATTTGATGACAAATTGTCCAGGAACAGCAGGGGCATTGAGGTCGAGACCAACGGCATCGCCAATATCGACGGGTTTTTCTACATCGCGTGACTGGGCGAACGATGAATTTGAGCCAGCAAACGCACTAACCGCCAAGATCAACATGCTCGAAACAAACAGACGCTTCAAAGTTGCCTCCTCAACATGTGGGTTGATTTTAACCAAAATCGTGCAGTACCAAACCAACAGCGGCTGTACCTACACCTTTACACATCGTTGTCATGAAGGATCGGTGAGGCCGATGATCCTGATGTTGCGTCCTCCTTTTACGCAGTCAGCAAACGAACCTAACAACACTATCAAGCTCCGTATCAGTGGATTAGTTATATATTAAAGGATCTTAACCGATTTGTCAAAAAAATTTAATAACCTTTATGCAGATATGTTAAAAAGCGCTTAAACGGGTTTAAGCATACTCCTAGAGCAGGATGGGACTATTGAGGCTAGACACAAATGCTACAATTGCGATAGTTAACTTGCTCGTAAATTTTGACGAATTTAATCAAGATTAATGTGAGAACACAGCAATTTCGTCTCAAGCCTTCGTCGTGTTCCCCATGTGCAAAAGGATCATCCAATGGAAAAGCCAACCAACAAGCCGCAAGTTCTGGTAAACTCCGTCGGATATTCCCGCCGTGACTTCCTCCGTTTCAGTGCGTTTACCACTGTCGGGCTACTCGCTGGCTGTGGAACAACCAGTGCTACCCCCGTTAGCACCGCTACCCCAACTAAACCCAAAATTGGACTCGTCATGAAATCGTTGAGCAACGAGTTTTTCCAACAAATGCAAGCTGGCGCTGAAGAATATGCCCGCCAAAATGCAACCCGCTTTGATTTCACTGCCACTGGCATTAACGATGAGCGCGATTTCGCCACCCAAATTGCTTCCTTCGAGCGCTTGGTTAATGAGCAATATGCTGTGATTGTGTTGGCTCCCGCCGATTCGATTGCCTTGGTTGCTCCAGTTGCCAAAGCCGTCAAAGCAGGCATCGTGGTGATCAACATCGATGTTGCGCTCGATGAAGCAACCAAAAAAGCCGCTGGCATCGATCTAGCCTTTTTTGGCCCCGATAACCGCGCCGGAGCCAAAATGTCGGGCGATGTGCTGGCCAAAGCCTTAGGCACAGGCGGCAAAGTCGCCGTGCTCGAAGGCAATCCAGAGGCCGATAATGCCGTCCAACGCCGCCTAGGCTTTGATGATGCTATTGCCGATGGCAGCTTAAATTTAGTTGTTGCTGAAAGTGGTCACTGGGAAACCAGCGAAGGTCAAAGCATCACCGCCGCCTGGCTCAAAAAGTACCCCGACCTGCAAGGAATCATGTGCGCCAACGATTCAATGGCTTTTGGGGCAGTCCAAGCGCTCGAAGCTGCCAATATGCTCGATAAAATCAAAGTCGTGGGCTTTGATAATATTCCTGCTGTGCAACCGTTGATCAAAGATGGTAAAATGCTGGCGACCGTCGAACAATACGGTGCTCAAATGGCAGCGATCGGTATGGACTACGGCTATCGCACCCTCAAAGGCGAGAAATTTAGCGGCTGGATTCGCACCGAGCTAAAATTAATCACCAAAGATAATCTCTAGACAATTAGTTATTCAGGTTTATTTGCTTGCAATGAAACTCCAAGTTTAGCACTTGGAGTTTCGTTATGGCTGCAATTAAATGAATTATGAGGAGAAGACAAATGTTCAAGCGTTGGTTTTTAATCATGGCGTTGCTCTTAGCAGGCTGTAGTCAAACGACAACTCCTAATCCAACTCAAACCGAGGCTGTCAGCACACTCGAGGGCTACGCAATTGCAATTCCTGAATCGTATAAAACTCATATTTTTGGATTGGATGATCGCTATCCAATAGGAAGTAATTCGGCAACTGATGAGCTTTTAACCACTTGGATAAAAAAGCAACCATATACCAATATTATTGGGCGTGACGTTTTTATAAGTGATCGCCCATTTGAGACTGTTTATCAAATCGTGGCCCAAGATCTCAATCGCTTCGATTGGAAAATGCTTACTAGTTATAATGAAGGCTATGTTCAGCTGGTTTATACTAAAGTTTTTGATGGAACAACTGTCGCTTTAGATACACTAATTATTGCCGGGAATGCCAAAGATCAACCATCAAAGGTTTTATTGATTCAAACCTTAACCACTGATATTCCAACAAAACCAACCCCAACTGTCAAACCAACTCAATCCTCAACGACATCAACTCGAACAATCGAAGGCTACGAAGTTGCAATTCCCGAGTCATATGACATTCCAACATGGGGTGACGCTTATGCGTTTGGCTCTGATGAAAAAATTGATCAATTATTAATAAATTGGCATGCAGCAGAACCCTATACGAATATTCTAGGCCGAAACGTGTTAACTAGTACAGATCGCCTTAGCTTAGTATATGCAACTATTAGCTCAAATCTTAATAATCGCGAATGGGAGCGGATTAGCAGCCAAGGTGATGATCGCTATTCGCATATTGTTTATAGTAAAACCATTGATCAAACACCAGTTGCTCTAGCAATGATCACAATGCAGGTTAATACTGATCAAGTTTTGGTAATCCAAACATTAACGACTGATATTCCTGAAAAACCAGAACCAACAACAATACCAGTACCTAGAATTATTATGCCTGAAGGCTCAGTTAATTATGCAACTGAAGATCCTACATTAACTGAATATTATGCTATTTTGCAGCAAGCAATCGCAATAGAATATCCTGATCAGACCAGTATTATTGAGCAAAAACTATTTAGCACAACATTTAGGATTGATGAATTACAAAATTTTTATGACCAGCTAGACTTAACTAGGATTCGGCTTTATGGAATAATAAGTGATAGTAAATTTAACAATGTAATTCTAGGCTATAAGGAAACTGAAAGAGCTAAACCCTATACGATTAGTTATGCAATTCTTGATATACCCAATCAAGGCAATTCATATCGGTTAGTTCTCGCAACAGTTTTTCAATAACCAAACCTTATTCATTTAGTTGGGTAGCATAGCACTATGCGTTTTAAGGCTTTACTCGCAGGACTTTTCCGAATCAACCACGCCGACGCAAATATTCGACGGCGTGGTAAGGCCATCGTCGGTATTACCTTTTTTTTGGTTTGCTGTATCACATTAATTGGCATTTTTAGCATTTTTGCTGCTGGTTGGCGCGAAACTGCCTTACTCACTAGCCCTTTTGGGCTGCTTGGGCTAGCAGCAATTTGGCTGGCTCGCCGTGGAATGGCTAATCGCGCCGCCGGATTATTGATTGCCGCCGCACTTGTGGCCTTGGTCGCAGCGCCAGTATTAGCCAATCGGGTGGCTTTTACGCCATTTTTCTTTCTCTTGCCAATTTTGATGGCCTTTGTCACGCTTTCGCCACGTGGTTTGCTGTTCGCAAGTGGCACAAGTGTGGCTTCGGTTGGATTATTAGCCTGGTTAACTCAGAATATTCCGCAAACATTACCACAAAACAGCGAGGTATTTGGCTTAGCCAGTACCCTGTTGTTGATAATTATTGGCTTGGGCTATGTTGGCTCACGCACCACCCACCAAGCCATCCAGGCAATGAATTTAGCTCAACAGCAGAGCCGCGAATTAACCAACACTTTGCAAGTCGAACGCGATCAACTCAGCCAACGGGTCGCCGAAAGTACCGCCGAATTACGCCAGAGTTTGGCAAATTCAGAGCAGTTGATCGCCGAACAAGCGCATTTATTGGCTGAAAATGATCAGCAACGTTCAACGATTCGTTCGTTGAGTTTGCCAATCTTGCCATTGCACCAACACATGCTGCTTGCGCCACTAATTGGTACGTTTGAGCAGCAGCGTTTGCACGATATTCAAACCCAGCTTTTACAGGCAGTTGAGGCCTATCAAGCCAAAATTCTGCTCTTGGATTTAACTGGAGTTGCGGTGCTCGATCAGGCGGGGGCTGCTATGCTTCAGCGGATTGTCCAAGCCAGCAGCTTGCTTGGGGCAGTTGTCGCATTCATCGGCGTGCAGCCTGAGGCGGCTCAGGCGATTGTGAGTATGGGCCACGAGCTTGGCAATGTACGGGTTTTTCGCGATCTGCAAGCGGCAATTCAGCAACATAGTCGGCTGTTGTTCGATAGCTAGTCAGCCTTAGGGTATACTACCAATTGTTTTGCAGGCTGCGTTAGCGCAACCGATAGAGACGTGTACGATGGACGATCGGCCAATCTTCCCTGAATGGATCAAACAGGCGCGTAAGCAATTGGGTCTTGGCAGAGCTGAGCTAGCCCAACAAGTTGGTTGTTCATTGGCCATGTTACGTCAGCTTGAGTATGGTACGCGCCGCCCTTCGCGTCAGTTGGCCGAACGCCTCGCCAGCTTTTTGCAGATTCCGGCTGAACAGCAAGCGCTTTTTGTGCAAACCGCGCGGGTGCACCAACCACCTAGCCCAACCAACCCCATCCCGCTGGTGAAACGCCTGCCTGAACCAATCCAACCCTTGATTGGCCGCGAGGAAGTATTGACCAATGCCAGCCAGCTATTGCTACAGCCAAGCATCCGTTTGCTGAGCATTGTTGGGCCAGGTGGGGTTGGTAAAACTCATTTTGCAACCCAGCTTGCCCAGCAGATTCAAGCAAACTTCAGCGATGGGAGCTTTTTTATTGGCTTAGCTTCATTGCACGATGCTGAACAATTACCAACCTTAATTGCCCAAATGCTGGAAATTCCCCAACCAACTCATCAATCAACCTTAGAGCAAGTGATCAACGCGATTGGCCAACGCTCGATTTTACTGGTGCTCGATAATCTTGAGCATGTGATGATGGTTGTACCAATTATCAGCCAATTGCTCGCTCAGTGTAGCAAGCTCAAAATACTGATAACCAGTCGTTTTGCCTTGAAATTGCACGATGAATACCTAATTGATTTGCCACCGCTGGATGTGCCACAACACCCACTTGAGCAACAAGCTAGCGCCGAAACCAGCTACTCCGCCGTGGAATTATTTGAGCTGCGTGCCAAAATGGTGCAGCCTCTATTTAGCCTGACAACCCAAAATCGAGCAATCGTTGGCGAAATTTGTCGGCGCTTAGATGGCTTACCTTTGGCAATCGAGCTTGCGGCGGCACGAATTCGTGGCCTGCCACCTCAAGCAATGCTCGCACGGCTGGATCGACGCTTAGAATTATTCGATCAAGTCAATAGCGATTTGCCCGAGCGGCATCAAACCTTGCGCAATTTAATTGCTTGGAGCTACACCCTGCTCACGCCCAACGAGCAAACCATTTTTCGCACGCTCAGCCTGTTTGCCAACCATTGGACATTGGATGCTGCCGAATATCTATGTCAAGGTCAAATTGCCAAACCCCAAGTTCTCACAATCTTGCTCAATTTGCTTGATAAAAGTTTGGTGCGCGAAGAAAGCTCAAACGATGGTCTCGCCACCTTTGCCATGCTCGAAATCATTCGCGAATATGGGTTAGAGCAGCTTGAACAAACCAGCAAGGCCCAAGCGTTGCGCTGGAGACATGCCCACTATTACATCCAACTTGCTCAACACGCCGAGCAACAACTCGGCCAACAAGAAGCACGATGGCTTGAGCGCTTGACTTGGGAACGTAGCAACCTTTGGGATGCCCTCAATTGGCTCGTGGCACAACAAGCAGCCGAACCATTGCTGCACCTG from Herpetosiphon gulosus harbors:
- a CDS encoding S8 family peptidase, giving the protein MKRLFVSSMLILAVSAFAGSNSSFAQSRDVEKPVDIGDAVGLDLNAPAVPGQFVIKFKNSTSKASRANTLSALGAVQIDRIEALDAEVVEFASLKSNDSLAMRQAMVESLLKDGNIEYAEPNFIYTSTYTPNDPGRSSQWAWGVTQAYTGWDITRGSSSVVVAVVDTGIQSTHPDLDAKIVAGYDYIDNDSTPNDGNGHGTHVAGTVAAETNNSTGGAGTCPNCRLMGVRVLNNSGSGTLAGVANGITYAANNGAKVINLSLGGGGSTALQNAVNYAWGRGVFLACAAGNSNTSSTTSAYPAAYTNCFAVASTTSTDARSSFSNYGTWVEVAAPGSSIYSTWINSGYNTINGTSMATPHVAGLAGLLSSKGLTNSQIKSKICSSSDQISGTGTRWTCGRINIYKAVQ
- a CDS encoding sugar ABC transporter substrate-binding protein: MEKPTNKPQVLVNSVGYSRRDFLRFSAFTTVGLLAGCGTTSATPVSTATPTKPKIGLVMKSLSNEFFQQMQAGAEEYARQNATRFDFTATGINDERDFATQIASFERLVNEQYAVIVLAPADSIALVAPVAKAVKAGIVVINIDVALDEATKKAAGIDLAFFGPDNRAGAKMSGDVLAKALGTGGKVAVLEGNPEADNAVQRRLGFDDAIADGSLNLVVAESGHWETSEGQSITAAWLKKYPDLQGIMCANDSMAFGAVQALEAANMLDKIKVVGFDNIPAVQPLIKDGKMLATVEQYGAQMAAIGMDYGYRTLKGEKFSGWIRTELKLITKDNL
- a CDS encoding STAS domain-containing protein, whose product is MRFKALLAGLFRINHADANIRRRGKAIVGITFFLVCCITLIGIFSIFAAGWRETALLTSPFGLLGLAAIWLARRGMANRAAGLLIAAALVALVAAPVLANRVAFTPFFFLLPILMAFVTLSPRGLLFASGTSVASVGLLAWLTQNIPQTLPQNSEVFGLASTLLLIIIGLGYVGSRTTHQAIQAMNLAQQQSRELTNTLQVERDQLSQRVAESTAELRQSLANSEQLIAEQAHLLAENDQQRSTIRSLSLPILPLHQHMLLAPLIGTFEQQRLHDIQTQLLQAVEAYQAKILLLDLTGVAVLDQAGAAMLQRIVQASSLLGAVVAFIGVQPEAAQAIVSMGHELGNVRVFRDLQAAIQQHSRLLFDS
- a CDS encoding tetratricopeptide repeat protein, which encodes MDDRPIFPEWIKQARKQLGLGRAELAQQVGCSLAMLRQLEYGTRRPSRQLAERLASFLQIPAEQQALFVQTARVHQPPSPTNPIPLVKRLPEPIQPLIGREEVLTNASQLLLQPSIRLLSIVGPGGVGKTHFATQLAQQIQANFSDGSFFIGLASLHDAEQLPTLIAQMLEIPQPTHQSTLEQVINAIGQRSILLVLDNLEHVMMVVPIISQLLAQCSKLKILITSRFALKLHDEYLIDLPPLDVPQHPLEQQASAETSYSAVELFELRAKMVQPLFSLTTQNRAIVGEICRRLDGLPLAIELAAARIRGLPPQAMLARLDRRLELFDQVNSDLPERHQTLRNLIAWSYTLLTPNEQTIFRTLSLFANHWTLDAAEYLCQGQIAKPQVLTILLNLLDKSLVREESSNDGLATFAMLEIIREYGLEQLEQTSKAQALRWRHAHYYIQLAQHAEQQLGQQEARWLERLTWERSNLWDALNWLVAQQAAEPLLHLIGSLWKFWQIRHLWREGLHWIKLALDLPVVNSEAYQQARAKVLWGAGWLAVDLHQHDLAQAMFEQSLHLATSLDDQQGIARALHGVGLLAEWAGQRDFAMRAYQESLSLFHQLNDQEEIAWSLFHLGAALQSQGQAQQARHFLEAALATSRRLAHSWSIVHQTKALGQMAIDQGRYTDAELLLNESLTLAQNHQYQQIYLEILRHLGRSALEQGQYQQARERFQASLEQAQRLKEPSAIRWASIHLNWLGILAGDLAQAYAFEQQLAIFERDEPAWAIAWLKARLGTIALLKHQPEVAQSWFLASIQIYQANDLPWGLVECLEGLAHSLCLSNHSNQAEACLQLLSAAEQQRQALPRVRSVPEQAAWQASLAWCQHQLSPEQFAQIWQTGATQKLEQLLKLF